The Prunus dulcis chromosome 5, ALMONDv2, whole genome shotgun sequence genomic sequence tcattaaaaatcaCATCTCTGCTGCGGATCACCTTCTTGTTTTCGTTATCCCAAATGCGGTAGCCAAATTCATCCTCGCCATAGCCAATGAAGGTGCATTTCTTAGATTTGGGATCAAGCTTATTCCTGCCTTGATCACTAATATGCACATATGCTACACAACTGAAAACTTTTAGATGTGATAGTTTTATCTCTTTTCCGCTCCATACCTCCTCTGGTATTCTATGCTCCAATGGAACCGATGGGCCTCGGTTGATCAAGTAAGCTGCTGTGTTGACTGCTTCTGCCCAGAACTGCTTCGGTAGCCCTGACTGTATACGAATGCTTCTGGCTCTTTCTGTCAACGTTCGGTTCATACGCTCAGCTACACCATTATGTTGAGGCGTACCTGGTTCGGTTCTCTCCATTCTGATTCCTTGCTCATAGCAGAACTTCTTGAATCTGGTGTCTtcatattcaccaccattgtcggTTCTGAGCCTTTTAATCTTCAGACCTGtctcattttcaaccatagcTTTCCATCTCTTGAGAACCTCAAACACTTCAGACTTATGCTTTAGAAAGTAAACCCATACCTTCCGAGAGTGATCATCGATGAAAGTCACGAAGTAGTGTTTCccaccaatggatgaaatggtcgttggtccccaaacatcagagtgAACGAGCTCTAGCCTTTCCTTCTTTGGGGTTCTGCCACTTGTCTGAAAGCTgacccttttttgttttccaaatatgCAATCTTCGCACATGTCTATCCCAACCGACTCTAGACCTGGAAGTTTCCCCTTCGAGTGCATAATTTTCATCCCCTTCTCACTCATGTGGCCAAGTCTCTGGTGCCACATATTGGGATTTTCATTTCttgctgcaattgcaattgaacATCGCCCCCCTGCTGTCATGAAAAGAGTACCATTCTTTTTGCCTCGAGCAACCATCATTGCGCCCTTTGAAATCTTCCAATCATCACCATGAAAGATCGTAGTGTAGCCTTCGCTAGCCAACTGCCCTATTGAGATTAAGTTCTTTCTCAGGTCGGGAATATGCCTGACATCCTTCAACTCCCAAACAGACCCGTTCAACTTAATCTTCACTACACCTTTACCAATAATAGCACAAGGTTGATCATTACCAAGGTATACCTTTCCAAGGTTTCCGGGGACATACCTCTCGAAGAATTGTTTCGGCGAAGTAGCATGGAATGATGCTCCAGAGTCTAACACCCAAGACTCTTCATTGCTCTCCAAAGAGCATATCAACGCATCATCTCCTCCTGAGGTGGAAGTAACATTTGCCTCTGCCTTCGCCTCATGGTCCTTCGATGCACTCTTGCACTGATTCTTATAGTGCCCGATCTTCCCGCAATTCCAACACTCGTCGGTCTTCGAGCTATGGGAATTATTAGGATTCCTGGATTTGGACCTCCTGTCCTTTGATCTACCTCGGTAGTTCGATCTGCCACGTCCATTCCCTCTGGTtgaatttcttcctcttgacTCTGTATGTAAAACAGAAGAGGTTGACGATTCACCCGACTCTCTCCGTCGGATCTCTTCACTGAGAACCAGATCACGAACATCATCAAATGTCAACTTATTGCTTCCCGACGAGCTACTCACATCCGTGACAGTAGCATTCCAACTTTCTGGTAGAGAAGACAAAAGTATCAATGCTCgtacttcttcatcaaattcaattccaactGAACTCAACTGGGTTGTGACTGTATTGAGTTCATTGAGATGTTGAGCTACCGATGCGCCTTCCGTCATCCGCAAATTGAATAACCGCCTcatcaagtgaactttgtTAGAGGCTGATGGTTTCTCATACATACTGGAAAGAGCCGCCATGAGACTTGCCgtggtcttttcttttgctatgtTGAAAGCAACATTGCGGGATAGCGTCAATCGGATAACTCCGAGGGCTTGTCTGTCAAGAAGAGTCCAGTCTTCATCATTCATACCCTCAGGCTTATTTTCTGAAAGAGGTTGATAAAGCTTTTTCTGATACAGATAATCTTCGATCTGCATCTTCCAAAAGCCGAAGTCCGCAACGTcgaacttttcaattttcatcttccCTTCGTCTGCAGCCATCGCTCCCACTCGAATCTGACTTCCTATGGATCGTTTCTGACAATTCCTCGcaaaaaattgacagaatcaccaccaaatgctctgataccagttGTTAGGAAATAACGCAGATTTCCCTATAAACCAGATTAGTGAGAATGCGAAATAACAGAGgaaataagacacacaaatttgatagcggagttcagccaattgtgcctacgtctccggacctgctgcagatcattttactaaagggagaaaatatacCGGCAAGGGTGTAACTATTGGTGTTATGGACACTGGCGTGTTACCAGATCATCCTTTGTTTCGGGATGAAGGAATGCCTCCTCCACCAGATAGATGGAAAGGCAGGTGTGACTTCAACCAGACAGCTAATCGCACATTCGTCTGCAACAACAAGATCATTGGTGCAAGAAGTTTCCAAGTCTATGACAACCTTTTACAGACTTCTAGTGCTCAACCAGTTGATGAGATAGGCCATGGCACTCATACTGCTAGCACGGCTGCTGGGAATTTTGTGAGAGGTGCCAATCTATATAACAATGCCAATGGCATGGCTTCTGGCGTAGCGCCTCATGCTCACGTGGCAATTTACCAGGTCTGCTCTCTTGATGAATGTTCGAGTACTGATGTCCTTGCAGGATTTGATGCTGCAGTCGAGGATGGTGTCGATGTGATTTCCATCTCCATGACCTCTCTAAATGTCGGTCAACTGTTTGAAGACAGTAATGCATTGGCTGCTTTCAGTGCAATGCAAAGAAGAATTTTTGTGGTTTGTTCGGCTGGGAATTCTGGCCCATCCTCCAATAGTGTATAAAATGCTGCTCCTTGGATTCTCACTGTAGGAGCAAGCACCATTGATAGAAGCATAATAGACTTGGAAATGGGGATAAATTTGATGGGGAGTCAATTTTTCAGCCTAACTCTACTAAAGGGTTAAACTCCAAATTGTTGCCTTTGGTTCAACCAGGCATTAATGGTCAGATGCTTTCTCAAAACTGTAACAATGGGTCACTGAAAGATATTAATGTGGAAGGAAAAGTAGTTTTCTGTAAGAGAGGTATGGAAATAAGTAGACTGGATCAAGGAAAAGTAGTGAAAGCTGCAGGTGGAGCCGCCATGCTTCTTGTGAACCAAGAACAGGAGGGCTTTACCACCTACACTGACCCCCATGTTCTTCCTGCATCCCATTTGAGTTATGTTGCAGGCCTGAACATCAAGCACTATATAAACAAAACCTCTAAATCGATAGCCACAGTCAAATTCAAAGGAACTGTAATTGGAAACTCATCTGCTCCCATGGTGGCTTCCTTCTGCTCTAGGGGACCAAGCTCCATATGTCCCGGGATTTTGAAGCCTGACATTATTGGACCGGGAGTGCCCATTCTAGCAGCCTCACCTTTCCCTATTGACAAGAGGAAGTCGAATTCGAAATCAAACTTCAATGTGATGTCAGGTACCTCAATGTCATGTCCTCACCTGAGTGGCATTGCAGCTTTGCTAAAGAGTTCCCACCCTGACTGGTCACCTGCTGCTATTAAGTGTGCAATCATGACTACAGCTGAGGTTGTAAACCAGAAAGGCCAGCCAATCACTGATGAAACACTCCAGCCAGCCAGTGTCTTTGCCATTGGCGCAGCCCATCCAAACTCATCAAGGGCAAATGATCCGGGTCTCGTCTATGACATCAAACCCCTTGATTACATACCTTACTTGTGCGGTAAGAATTACACTGACAGACATGTTGGGGTTCTGTTGCAAGGCAAGGTGAACTGCTCTTTGGAAAAACCCATATCTGAAGCTCAACTAAATTATCcttcattttccattgtattGGGGCTCACTCCTCAGACTTATACAAGAGAGGTAACAAACTTTGGCAAGGCCGATTCTTCAGACACTGTGAAGGTTGCTCCACCCCAAGGAATCAGTGTCAGCATCAAGCCTAAACTTATTACATTCTCAGAGATGAATCAGAAGGCAAAATATGCGGTTACTTTTAGACGAAGCAAGGATGAAGGAAAATCAGATAAAACTGCACTAGTTGTTCAGTATGCTGAGGGATCTCTGACATGGGTTTCTGATCAATATTCAGTTAGGAGCCCAATAGCTATCAAATTACCATTAGAATGAAGGAATTGCTAGAACCTGATGGAACCATGGAAAGTTCCCTTTATCTCTTGTACTAGTCTAGTTGGTTTTGTCACCCTCAATATCTATCTTATAGCATTTTACTATCAAtctgtatttcttttttccttgcaACGAACCTCCTCTATTTatctgaataaaagaaaaagtttactGAAGCAGACTGCATTTAGCCCTTATATTCGAGTGGAAGCAGTTTTCTAGTAATTCTCAAGTAACAACATGTCATATGttattagtttttatttatttatttatttaatgattcATATTCTTTACACCTGACATGTTTTAACTGGACGATACCTGCAACGTGGCTGGGCACTCCTACCCAAGTTTTTGTCCTTGAAATGGTGCTATATTCCGGTGTCATTGTTCCACCTGCATAAAGGGGTCTGATAAGTTTTGGCCTGAAGAAATAATGTGGGaattttgcattgcatttcaTTTCATAGTTGCATTTTCCAGACAGAGGGAAAGCCCAACATTACTTGTTCTACTACCTAATAATTGCAACCGTAGTTGTTTCTCATCAATCCAATAGTGCTAGCTTCTTGGAATGTCTTTAAACAAATTCAGATTTGCCCtttgaaaattgtattttcCATCTAAGTTTCTCGGTTTGAATGATTTGGCTGCACAACAAAAAGAGCCTTCCCTTGCTAAGAAGCCGGCCATTTCTAATAATGTATTTAATATAAGTGAATACTCTGTGAATGGTGGTGACTTCCGGCAGAATGAAATCTTACCTAAACAAGTAAACTGTGCGGTTGTGGCTTTTAGTTTTTGATTAAAGTCACGACTTATAGCAACAGTTGTTATGAATTACctataataaaaaagcaaagagaattatttatttattaatattattaagcTGGCAGAACAATAACATTTCATGAAATACTGATGCAAACATGAGGtttacaatttacaaagaGACAGGGAAAGCTCGCAAGGATTGGGCCATCTCTAAGGTGATGCCAAACTTATCATCCATGTTCATGTTCTCTGGTGTGACCCCATCTTCAAGCTTCCAATCAAAGGAATGGATAAGAGAACCCAACATTAAGTGCAGCATTCTCATTGCCAATGGCAATCCAGGACATACTCTTCGTCCAGCTCCAAACGGTATAAGCTCAAAGTTCCGGCCTTTAACATCAATTTCTGACCCCAAGAACCTCTCTGGCTTGAATGAATTTGGTTCATCCCAGAGGCTGGGGTCTCTGCCTATAGCCCATGTGTTAACAAGCACTTGTGCACCCTTCGGTAGTGTGAATCCTTCGATTTCTACGTCTGCTCCCGCCTTTCGGGGAAGTAACAAAGGAACTGCAGGGTGCAACCTGAAGGTCTCTTTGACTATGGCTTGCAGGTAAGGCAGTCTAGCAATGTCTGATTCCTCAACTGGGTTGCCTTTGCCAATTACTTGTTCAAGCTCTAGTTGGGCCTTTGACAAAACCTCAGGGTTGTGCAATAGCTCTGCCATTGCCCATTGGAATGTGGATGAAGTTGTGTCTGATCCAGCAACAAATAGAACCTATCAGCAAACATAACCATTAAAATCTTAAGCAATTGAAAGCCTCAAAGTGACTGAGACAGTAAGTAATTTGCATTTTTGAATATGCTGTACCACTTTCAGATATCTGTATTTGTGTGTGCTTGGAATTTATTAATGGGCAAAGCATTGTTTATACTTTATaccagaagaaacaaaaaacaaaaaatatcaaacagtTTGAAGAAGATTATGGCACTGACCAGTAACAGATGATAGATCTCATTTTTGTTGATCACCTCACTGTTGTCCTCAGTAATGTTGAGAAGGGTATCTAACAAATCATCTTTTGTTGTAGAACCAGGCAATTCTCTCAGCTTCAACCTTTGGTTGACTATGTTGTCAAGCAGATCCAAAATCTTCCCAAAGTACTCTGTCATCCTCTGCCTTCTGCCATGGAGATCAATCTTCCTAAGCACAGGAAAACAGTCCCCCAAATTTGGCTTCCCAGCCTCCATCATAATATTACACACCATCTCCTGGAACTCCCTGGCCATTTCAGAACTTGGGTTTGCCAAATCAATGGAAAAAATTGTGTTAGACAACAAATTCAGTGTTGTTGTGAAGGCTGCCCTCCCAATATCCACTGCTTCATCAGCTTGGCTGCTTTTGTGGACTTGTCCGATGAGCTCCTGCACTTTCTTGCGCCTGAGGTTTTGGTTAGAATCAAGCATTTTATTGGCAAACAGTTCGGTGTTGCATATTTTCCTAAGGTTTCTCCACAGGGTTGAAACTGGAATCCATGGTAGGCCAACAATGTGGTGATCATGAGCTCGAATCGAATCAGGGATTGTTCGGTTGGATAAGAACTGGTCATGGGTTTGGAGGACTTCTTTGGCCATGGCTGCTGAAGAAACAACAATGGCTGTTACTTTGCCTAGTTTTAGGCTCATCAGAGGGCCATGTTTTTTGGCAAGTTTGGCAAGGGACTTGTGGGGCTTGTCACCAAGTTGAAGCAGGTTTCCAATCAATGGAAATGGTTTTGGTCCTGGTGGAAGCTTAGGTCTTGAGCTCTTTTTACTTCTTGAAATTGAATAGAGGATGGTTTGGATCAATGTCCAGGTGAGGATGAGATAAAGGAAACTGCTCAAGAACTCCAtttctccctcttcttctgctttcctcatctctctctgcactgtacttttttttctcaaagaaGGAAAGGGAAGTTGAACTAGGAAAGTGTCGTTCACTTGTGTACATAATTCTTCATTGCAGAAAGATATCAGATATCTTCTGGTCCAACTAGCTAAAGGTgtccaattttgtttttgtttctatatTTAGGTGAAGTCAATATGTATAATAATAAGCATGTCTCCAACAGCTGGTGAGAAGCTTAGTTGGGGACTTGCGACAAGCCAGACCAATTTGATTCACCAATTATCTGGCTCCAAGATTTGATGGAGATTGAGATATGTGCCGATCGATTAATTCGTCAGTCTCTTAAtattataacaaaacaatgatATACAGAATCAAATTATactagaaaattaattaactattctaaaagaaggaagaaaaaaaaagagaggcaaTGTAGTGACTGATGAATTGATAATATACGGAAAATCTCCGTTTCATTTCATATATAGCAATCACTAAGAAGAGGGAGGAATCGAACttataactttttattttctttggtatAAGTtatagtctaaactatagaGAGAGGAGAGTTTTTNNNNNNNNNNNNNNNNNNNNNNNNNNNNNNNNNNNNNNNNNNNNNNNNNNNNNNNNNNNNNNNNNNNNNNNNNNNNNNNNNNNNNNNNNNNNNNNNNNNNcggagtccttgaaacctgagaataaatctggtataagatgcttcatataactaaaagacggatgtcccaatcgacggtgccacaaccagatttgcttttgtttgctatcaaagggatgtgtcacgctgttagccatgccgggactgaagtcatcgacataatatagcccccctctcttagtaccacgaccaagaatctccttagtgtgaatatcctgaagcaaacaaaaaactcgggtaaatgagtacacaacaattcaattgttcagtaagctgactaactgacaacaatttagtggataaagatggaacaagtaaagtattagacatgtgagagaggatgagagtgcaacagtgccagcccctgtcacaggataagtaacaccattggcatttgcaatacaagttcgtcgaggttgtgtagtattcagaaaatcatcaggatcaaacgtcatatgatcaattgcaccggaatcaattatccagctcttggaatcaatcttatcggaagtatggaatccataaccagtaccattactggtcatattgcattgtcctcgatctgtaagagtagcccaccaattggggtagccatgcgatttaaaacaagtctcacaagtgtgtctcggatcaccacaatatgcgcaatctggtccatgtgtcggggtcgttagtctagaagtcataatctgtgcagcggaagatgcataggatacaggttgagtaggaattgggatcggaatctgagcctgagtcggggccggagtcggagtcgaaatcgggatcagggtctgaatcagagacaaattcggggttggggtcatcatcggattgggggtcggggtcgtcttctTCGGTCtgggtcggggtcggggtcgtcgtcatagtcggggtcggggtcggggtcgtcaaaagaggatcctgattctggatcgggttcggggtcaaagtctgcatctgtaggagcggagccatctggg encodes the following:
- the LOC117628974 gene encoding cucumisin-like — translated: MDTGVLPDHPLFRDEGMPPPPDRWKGRCDFNQTANRTFVCNNKIIGARSFQVYDNLLQTSSAQPVDEIGHGTHTASTAAGNFVRGANLYNNANGMASGVAPHAHVAIYQVCSLDECSSTDVLAGFDAAVEDGVDVISISMTSLNVGQLFEDSNALAAFSAMQRRIFVVCSAGNSGPSSNSV
- the LOC117628975 gene encoding subtilisin-like protease SBT1.2 — translated: MLSQNCNNGSLKDINVEGKVVFCKRGMEISRLDQGKVVKAAGGAAMLLVNQEQEGFTTYTDPHVLPASHLSYVAGLNIKHYINKTSKSIATVKFKGTVIGNSSAPMVASFCSRGPSSICPGILKPDIIGPGVPILAASPFPIDKRKSNSKSNFNVMSGTSMSCPHLSGIAALLKSSHPDWSPAAIKCAIMTTAEVVNQKGQPITDETLQPASVFAIGAAHPNSSRANDPGLVYDIKPLDYIPYLCGKNYTDRHVGVLLQGKVNCSLEKPISEAQLNYPSFSIVLGLTPQTYTREVTNFGKADSSDTVKVAPPQGISVSIKPKLITFSEMNQKAKYAVTFRRSKDEGKSDKTALVVQYAEGSLTWVSDQYSVRSPIAIKLPLE
- the LOC117627951 gene encoding geraniol 8-hydroxylase-like; translation: MRKAEEEGEMEFLSSFLYLILTWTLIQTILYSISRSKKSSRPKLPPGPKPFPLIGNLLQLGDKPHKSLAKLAKKHGPLMSLKLGKVTAIVVSSAAMAKEVLQTHDQFLSNRTIPDSIRAHDHHIVGLPWIPVSTLWRNLRKICNTELFANKMLDSNQNLRRKKVQELIGQVHKSSQADEAVDIGRAAFTTTLNLLSNTIFSIDLANPSSEMAREFQEMVCNIMMEAGKPNLGDCFPVLRKIDLHGRRQRMTEYFGKILDLLDNIVNQRLKLRELPGSTTKDDLLDTLLNITEDNSEVINKNEIYHLLLVLFVAGSDTTSSTFQWAMAELLHNPEVLSKAQLELEQVIGKGNPVEESDIARLPYLQAIVKETFRLHPAVPLLLPRKAGADVEIEGFTLPKGAQVLVNTWAIGRDPSLWDEPNSFKPERFLGSEIDVKGRNFELIPFGAGRRVCPGLPLAMRMLHLMLGSLIHSFDWKLEDGVTPENMNMDDKFGITLEMAQSLRAFPVSL